A portion of the Microlunatus phosphovorus NM-1 genome contains these proteins:
- a CDS encoding phytoene desaturase family protein has product MTRTAEGRTVVVIGSGPNGLVAANLLADAGWQVEVLESQDRPGGAVASAEDVAEGFVHDTFSSFYPFAAASPAISRLGLEEFGLRWRHAPAVLGHPLPSGEWALLHRDAEKTAADLDRHQPGDGQAWLELCRQWGIVGPSLTRALLAPFPPVRAGIGVLARLPKVGGLDFVRMLIEPARSLVESRFRSEAARLLLAGNAMHVDIAMTAPGSGLFGVLLAMLGQTVGFPVPEGGAGRLATALTDRLSSRGGVIRLGVRVERILTEGGHVTGVVASDGEHRRVRAVVADVAAPALYGGLVPWSELPAKVATRMARFELDPATVKVDWALSSSIPWTNAPALSPGTIHLADSVDDLQSSMDLVGAHVVPAKPFLLMGQMTTADSTRSPAGTESVWAYARVPQTVHADEGDEVRGTWDESEIERFADRMQARVEKYAPGFGSRVIARRVLGPRQLQERNENLINGALNGGTANLHQQLIFRPIPGLGRAETPIGGLFLASAAAHPGGGVHGACGANAARALLVAARLGRL; this is encoded by the coding sequence ATGACACGGACTGCCGAGGGCCGAACCGTGGTGGTGATCGGCTCCGGACCCAACGGTCTGGTGGCGGCCAATCTGTTGGCCGACGCAGGGTGGCAGGTCGAGGTTCTCGAGAGTCAGGACAGACCCGGCGGCGCCGTGGCCAGCGCCGAGGACGTGGCCGAGGGATTCGTCCACGACACCTTCAGCAGCTTCTATCCCTTCGCCGCGGCATCGCCGGCGATCTCCCGGCTCGGCTTGGAGGAGTTCGGGCTGCGGTGGCGGCACGCCCCGGCGGTCCTGGGTCATCCGCTGCCATCGGGGGAGTGGGCACTGCTGCATCGTGACGCCGAGAAGACCGCCGCCGATCTGGACCGCCACCAGCCTGGAGATGGTCAGGCGTGGCTCGAGTTGTGCCGGCAGTGGGGCATTGTCGGGCCATCGCTGACTCGTGCACTGCTCGCGCCTTTTCCTCCGGTGCGCGCCGGCATCGGTGTGCTGGCCCGGCTCCCGAAGGTCGGCGGACTCGACTTCGTCCGGATGCTCATCGAGCCTGCCCGGAGTCTGGTCGAGTCGCGGTTCCGGTCGGAGGCAGCTCGCCTGCTGCTGGCCGGCAACGCCATGCACGTCGACATCGCGATGACCGCGCCTGGCTCGGGACTGTTCGGTGTGCTGCTGGCGATGCTGGGGCAGACGGTCGGGTTCCCGGTGCCCGAGGGTGGTGCCGGTCGGCTGGCTACCGCGTTGACGGACCGGCTGAGCAGCCGCGGCGGTGTCATCCGCCTCGGCGTGCGCGTGGAACGGATCCTCACCGAGGGCGGGCACGTGACCGGCGTGGTCGCCAGTGACGGAGAGCATCGTCGAGTCCGGGCGGTCGTTGCCGATGTGGCCGCGCCGGCGCTCTACGGGGGATTGGTGCCCTGGTCAGAGCTCCCGGCCAAGGTGGCCACACGCATGGCGAGGTTCGAGCTCGATCCGGCGACCGTCAAAGTGGACTGGGCCTTGTCGAGCAGCATCCCGTGGACGAACGCTCCCGCGCTCTCACCTGGCACGATCCACCTCGCCGACTCCGTCGACGACCTCCAGTCGAGCATGGACCTGGTCGGCGCGCATGTCGTGCCGGCCAAGCCGTTCCTGCTGATGGGGCAGATGACGACTGCGGACTCCACCCGATCACCGGCGGGCACGGAGTCGGTGTGGGCCTATGCCCGTGTTCCCCAGACCGTGCATGCCGACGAAGGCGATGAAGTCCGAGGCACCTGGGACGAGAGCGAGATCGAGCGGTTCGCGGACCGGATGCAGGCCCGGGTGGAGAAGTACGCGCCAGGCTTCGGCTCGCGGGTGATCGCCCGTCGAGTTCTGGGCCCGCGGCAGCTGCAGGAACGGAACGAAAACCTGATCAACGGCGCGCTGAACGGGGGCACCGCCAACCTGCACCAGCAGCTGATCTTCCGCCCGATCCCTGGTCTGGGCCGTGCAGAGACCCCGATCGGTGGCCTGTTCCTCGCCTCCGCCGCAGCTCATCCGGGTGGCGGCGTACACGGTGCATGCGGGGCCAACGCGGCCCGTGCCCTGCTCGTCGCAGCTCGCCTCGGACGTCTTTAA
- a CDS encoding ChaB family protein, with product MPKTTKKGQPRKSELPSTLQRSGKKAQRTFAKAHDSAVEEYGEGERAHRVAYSALKHTHEKVGDHWEPKDSNGPSDKQAEGGRDTHRETAGGVNANASKKHLYAVAKRLDVRGRSTMTKRQLVKAIERANDNSSARSRQSS from the coding sequence GTGCCGAAGACCACCAAGAAGGGCCAGCCACGAAAGTCAGAGTTGCCGAGCACGTTGCAGCGGTCCGGGAAGAAGGCGCAGCGGACGTTCGCCAAGGCCCATGACTCCGCGGTGGAGGAGTACGGCGAGGGGGAGCGGGCACACCGAGTGGCGTACAGCGCGCTCAAGCACACCCACGAGAAGGTCGGGGACCATTGGGAGCCGAAGGACTCCAACGGCCCGTCCGACAAGCAGGCCGAAGGCGGGCGGGACACTCATCGTGAGACCGCCGGTGGCGTGAACGCCAATGCGTCGAAGAAGCACCTGTACGCGGTCGCCAAGCGGCTGGACGTTCGGGGTCGCTCGACAATGACGAAGAGGCAACTGGTGAAGGCCATCGAACGGGCCAATGACAACAGCTCCGCCCGCTCCCGACAGTCCAGCTGA
- a CDS encoding DUF6343 family protein: protein MAQHAASSREPSRQDRPGYHDPLAGIGGAAPAQSALTLRLVLAVVGLVFATCGVIAFILIQAPTWVIVLFVLVGLTAVVDIIVVTRRKLRGESG from the coding sequence ATGGCCCAGCACGCCGCGAGTTCGCGTGAGCCCAGCCGGCAGGACCGGCCGGGATATCACGACCCACTGGCCGGGATCGGCGGCGCAGCACCAGCGCAGAGCGCCCTGACCCTGCGGCTGGTGCTGGCCGTCGTCGGACTCGTGTTCGCCACCTGCGGCGTCATCGCTTTCATCCTCATCCAGGCGCCGACCTGGGTCATCGTGCTGTTCGTCCTGGTCGGACTCACAGCGGTTGTCGACATCATCGTGGTGACCCGGCGCAAGCTTCGCGGCGAATCTGGCTGA
- a CDS encoding endonuclease/exonuclease/phosphatase family protein: protein MRLATFNILHGRSPSDGTVDLDRLRAAVRELDPDILALQEVDRDQPRSHLADLTAVAGEAMGAVSQRFAAALSGTPGATWIAAAERDLPGEASYGVALLSRYPARSWQVLRLPRIRPTFPMWLRGRRRMIMVREEPRAVVIGLLDTPVGPVTVANTHLSFVPGWGRHQLRRIVRDLEPVTAPVVLMGDLNMTEPLPAHRAGYTRLAEQLTFPADDPTEQLDHILLRGELGRVRVSQAREFDLSDHRALVVELETAN, encoded by the coding sequence ATGCGACTGGCCACCTTCAACATCCTGCACGGCCGCTCTCCTTCCGACGGGACGGTCGACCTCGATCGACTGCGGGCAGCCGTACGCGAGCTCGACCCCGACATCCTGGCGCTGCAGGAGGTGGACCGGGACCAACCGCGATCGCACCTGGCCGATCTGACCGCCGTTGCCGGGGAAGCTATGGGTGCGGTCAGCCAGCGGTTCGCCGCCGCCTTGTCCGGCACCCCAGGGGCGACCTGGATCGCGGCTGCCGAACGTGATCTGCCCGGCGAGGCGTCGTACGGGGTCGCGTTGCTGTCGCGGTATCCGGCCCGCAGCTGGCAGGTGCTCAGACTGCCTCGGATCAGGCCGACCTTTCCGATGTGGCTGCGTGGTCGCCGTCGGATGATCATGGTCCGGGAGGAGCCGCGCGCCGTCGTGATCGGGCTGCTGGACACCCCGGTCGGCCCGGTGACCGTGGCCAACACCCACCTCTCGTTCGTGCCCGGCTGGGGGCGACACCAGCTGCGGCGAATTGTCCGCGACCTGGAGCCGGTGACCGCACCGGTGGTGCTGATGGGCGACCTCAACATGACTGAACCATTACCCGCCCACCGAGCCGGCTACACCCGGCTCGCGGAGCAACTCACCTTCCCGGCCGACGATCCGACCGAGCAGCTGGACCACATTCTGCTCCGAGGAGAACTGGGGCGGGTCCGAGTCAGCCAGGCACGCGAGTTCGATCTTTCCGATCACCGGGCGCTGGTGGTCGAACTCGAGACCGCCAACTGA
- a CDS encoding nucleotidyltransferase family protein codes for MTPSESVPDKGLVPDKGPSPLLREALRTVASTLKAEQIGFALAGGYGLWVHGAPEPVHDVDVAVADRDVEAAAVALAQAGLRVERPPEDWLFKAYAGDAMVDVLHRLRGEPVDERLLATAPEHEVLGLRIPVLPASEIVLAKLEALSERNCDLEGLLAVVRAVREQLDWETLGAAADGRPFVEAFLVLVARLGIAPDESFSKICHTDLPPAR; via the coding sequence ATGACCCCGTCTGAGTCAGTGCCGGACAAGGGGTTGGTGCCGGACAAGGGCCCGAGCCCGTTGCTACGGGAGGCGCTGCGCACAGTGGCGTCGACCTTGAAGGCCGAGCAGATCGGCTTCGCACTCGCCGGCGGCTACGGCCTGTGGGTGCACGGTGCGCCTGAGCCCGTACACGATGTCGACGTCGCCGTGGCGGACCGCGATGTCGAAGCGGCGGCCGTCGCACTCGCCCAGGCAGGTCTGCGGGTCGAACGGCCGCCGGAGGACTGGCTGTTCAAGGCGTACGCCGGCGACGCCATGGTGGATGTGCTCCACCGACTGCGCGGCGAGCCAGTGGACGAGAGGCTGCTGGCTACCGCACCCGAGCATGAGGTGCTGGGACTGCGGATACCGGTGCTCCCAGCGAGCGAGATCGTGCTGGCCAAACTGGAGGCTTTGTCGGAGCGGAACTGCGACCTGGAAGGTCTGCTCGCGGTGGTGCGGGCAGTCCGGGAACAGCTCGACTGGGAAACTCTCGGCGCGGCGGCTGACGGCCGGCCGTTCGTGGAGGCATTCCTGGTGCTGGTAGCCAGGTTGGGCATCGCTCCAGACGAGAGCTTTTCGAAAATCTGCCACACGGATTTGCCTCCCGCGCGTTAG